The sequence below is a genomic window from Humulus lupulus chromosome 3, drHumLupu1.1, whole genome shotgun sequence.
TAAGAAAAACACAACTATTCATCGTTTTCTGGTGTTTCAACTCTGCCGACGATATATTGCTATTTATGGCATTTGTATGGTAATGCTAATATTGTTGAGACATTATTAGGAGTCTTGTTGGGGTCATTTATAGCAACTGAACTGAATCTGTGGTTTGTTGGGTACAGAAGCTTTAATGGTGGGAGGCTTTAGTTGTTAGTTGTTATTAAATACTAGGACAAACAACATCTCATACTATTACTACAAAATCAAAGCTTTGTTCTTATAATAAGTTTCTCAATAACATCTAGAGTAATCAACACAACCCCAGAAGTATATATGAAGGCATTAATTCAATGAAACATTGTTCTTcaacaagagaaaaagaaaggaaaaaaaaaagaatacatATATAATCAACACTTTGGCTATTGTTTCTTACAACCAAACCCCATATTAAATGGAGGGTTATTTTTTAGAAAGAAACAAGCTAAGGTTGTAAAAAGCTTGGAAGTCAAATTTGATATACAAGAAGATATAAGTCCAAACTCTATTACCTTATACTTACAATTAAGTAGATTTGTAgtcatcacttttttttttccttcccaCAAAACTTTACCATTATTGATTACTATAGACAAAAAGTTGGagccttaatatatatatatatatatattataattatatataaatgtattataAGAAAGTAATTAATGATCAACAACGAGAGCCCTTCCTGCACCTAAGTGTGCCTGCTCCAGCTGTGATTGTACTAACAAGAGAAGATGGTCTAGCAGCCAAGCTTGAGGCCTTGGCATAGTTAGAAGAAGCTCCTGCCCCAGATCTTGTGAAGAAGGCACCATTTAAGTACAAGTCTCCTTCTGATCTCCAATTCCAATTCTTCCACTTGCCTTGAGGTGCATCTTCATGCTTTGTAATCTGGTAAAAAAAGGACCATTTtatgttactactactactactacttttaTAGCCTCAAAGAAATTAAGTCAAAagaattgtattattattattttacctCTTTGCTGAATTTATCATTGGGAGCAAGAAATCTATTGCCTTGGCTGTTGATAGTAGGAGAAGCACTTCCACCAATAGCATACATTTTCCAATGAGTGTAATCATTATTCACCACATGAAAATACCCATGTCTACATCTGCAAGAAAACAGAGCAAATTTCAGCACAATCCCATTTGCTATCAGGTCTTAAAATATTGATACAagagtttaataattaattaaaaaaaaatcattaaatacCTTGGCATTCTCTGGACAAGTCCTTCACCAAAATGGTTAAAAGCAATAGTAACTTGCATATTCTTGTCTTGTTTGTAACTATCACTGTGGCCCAAGAGCATGACCTTGTTATGATGTGTCATGTAATTACTAGAGATAGTAATGGCTGTGGATCCATGAATGGCATCAATGAGGCCATCACGGCAATTGGAGAGAGAATTATGGTCAACCCAAATATGGCTACCACCAAAAATCGAAACCCCATCTCCATCAGACAAAGTCCTCCACCCATAATGGCTAGGAGAGTCTCTAACATAGGCATTACCACCTTGTTTACAGTCATGAATGTTGAGACCATGGATGATAATGTTTGTCACAAACTGAATGGTGATGCATGGTCCACCAGCAATGTGAACACTGGCTCCTCTCCCATCAATGGTCTTGAATGAGTTGACCATGAGCTCTTGTTTGAGCTTGATCACCATGTCACGTTTGAAAATGATCCACAATGGCTCATCTTGGATGGCACCATACCTGAGTGTGCCTGGCTTGGGGCTCACAGGGTGGTCACTGGGGTCAGTCACCACATATATCTTCCCATCTCGGCCACCAATGGCGTGTTTTCCAAACCCAATGGCGCAATCAGCTAGTCTCTTGCGGTTCTTCTCCCAATTGGGGTCACATCTCCAACAGTCATCAATGGGGTTACCTGTTCCACAAGATAAAAAGCCTAAATTCCTTCTAGACTCATTAAGGCTCCTGCAACAAAATTGAGATTTATAATTATAGTTACGACGTCACATTAATTTGAAATAATGTGTTCTTTTGGTACAATAatataatatcacatatattaaaaTGTTGTTATTATACTTACTTGTGTACTTCTTGTACTACGAGTTCAGGGTCTTCAACTACTGGGGAAGAGGAAATGAGAGTTGGAGCTAGAAAAAATAGTAGAAATGAGAGCACTGCCATTGTTGCCATGACAACTTGTGAGgatttttctttgagagagaaaagagagtgagagagagcagAGATTCTTTAGTGATGAAAATTGAGAAAAGGGTGTGTGTTTATATAGGGAATAATCAATAAAAGAAGCCgattaaacaatatatatattctattgGGGTCCACTAGTTCCATGATTTCTCCATTAAATCGGTTCCATTACATTGTTTGGCCGTTAAGCAATCTATCTATGTTAAAAATATATCCATGTTAGTGTGTTAGAACTTGTGGTTTAAAGCTCAAATTAAGTCTTTTCCATGAAATTAACCAAAACTAACTAATAACCAATAATTATTAATgagaaaaatacatatatagtGAGATTCATTTAGGATAAAAttgagagttttttttttcaaatctacaATAGTTAACTATACACACCGACACTTTTCACTTTgaatttttttcattattgtCGGTGTGTATATGGTTCACTACTATATATAGTGCTGaaaattaatgtatatatatatatatatatatagagccCCTGCTTTCTTATCTcttctatatattattattattatttattaaatttataatattgtATTTTTCACTAATATAAAAACACTCAATAATCTCATAGTACTAGCTAGCTTGCATTAAAATCACATTAGGTAATAATGTCACTTCTTAATGGCAATTATATATCCTTAAAATTACTCTTAATTAATCGGTATGCTTTATTAGCTTCTATTTTTTAGAGCGATACCATATTAATGGTTTGTatctttttgttttcttttcacaCCTTTAGATTATTGCATTCCATTTATAGATTCTTTCATAAATGAGGTTTGGTAGACcacaatttttataaatatatattgaatGAAAGGCcgaaataattaataaatttttatttactttaGGATATATCAATCAATAGGCACACTAGTCCTTTGAAAACTACTATCATTAATAATAGCTTTTCAAATCAAATCTCTACAACCCCACAACTGTATTTCTagactatatataataataatagttatATAGTTTTGTATTTATATCTTTATGTTATAACATGTAAAATGGTACTTGAAAAAAAATGAAGctcatacaatatatatatatatatatacacagtaGTATTCTGGAGAAAACACATGCTATATCCGTAAAGCTCGTAAAGAGGAGtacttgaaatatatatatatatatatagaagtatATTAATTTCTCAGCCATAGTGAAACGAAGGTGATGACGTGGATCATTGATGACTTGGTCATCTTCCACGTGTCACCCTTTTATATTTAATAAATGATCAATATGAGCAATGTAAGTGTTTCTCTGAAAACTGAATTGAATTAGGTCACATGGGGTCCGTACCATTCGTCCAGAGGCTGACATGGGCATCTCTTTCTATCTATCTTGGGAAAGGGCACGTTAACCCATGTGAGCTTTGTTCCCATTATATTCTTCTTCCCACATTGGGCCCCATATCAGAGGTCTGAGCTCAGATATGAACCCTTTGATTCCCATTTTTTTTATCAGAATCTTAGCTACAAATTAGGGCTGGCCGTTAATGGTGGTTGTTGATCAACTAATTACTACTATACACGTTCCCAGGTAGGGtcaatatgtatgtatatatatgtatagttaGACACAACATTATATTGGAGATGGagccaataataataataataccaaaGTTAGTCCTGCATTATATGAAATTTGATGAGTAGAGGGATGACTTGTGTTTTGTAACATTATTATCATCGATGTATCCCACTTAGTGTATTTGATCATAGATGTAAAGTACACGTGTCCCTTCTGGGTTGTTGACACCTGGCATGTGTAATTATTGTGATTATCGATCAGCCAATTTTGTGttgttgattatatatatatgaatgataTATGTACATCAATGATAGAATCTGCACGGTTTGTCTGTGTTGGGGGCCATTATATATATAGTATCGTGTTTATGGAAATATAAAGTGGATAAGATATATagaaagagagatagagagatcgctatatatatatatttttttatatatatatatatatatatatgaattatgtATCATATGATCATTACGTATCTTGAACTTTTTgtagccatatatatatatatatgatgatgatCATCAACATCATGATCAATCTCCACATTAAACACAGACGTAGCATTAGCTAACTCATAGCTCCCTTAATATACTGCTTACTTTACGTTACAATAACTTTTCTTAATTTGGTCATACAAAAAATGATTAATATTAACCTTTCGAAAAACAGAAAGATTATTATATAGTAATTAACTTTGTGTGTTCAGCTATGACTTAGAAATTAATAACCTAATCCAAGGTGAATAAATGGCAAGAAATTACTCTATCTGTAATGTGAATTTAtagtacatatatttatatatagtgtTACCCCTCTCTATTTTTGGTTGAAATAAACTGAATGAGTACTACtgttttgtgaaaaaaaaatctaCATAACTTTATGATAAGAGAGATAGATAGGTAATAATAATTAGAGccgtttttttttattatttttttaactttggGTTAAAATTAAAGTCTCGAAGAGTAGTGTAGGAATAATTATGGAAGCTCACGTGGTTGAATAGTGTGTATTTATGTAACggcataaaaaaaattgataaatatatatatatatgagtaggGACCATACGTACTGCTCAATTAAAACCTCTTATTTTCAACCACATTTATTACCtacatattatatttatttctttttgtttttataaaACCATGAATATAATTAAGTCCATTCACATACAAAGGCTGTGCTGGAGTTAAAAAGTACGTACGTagatatacttatatatatatatatatatttatatatgtgcttgtgtgattcAACTTTCAAATAGTTATAATagttttgcattttttttaattttttaaaaatggtcttcattgaagaaaaaaaatgatgcaAAAATAAAATTTGAGAGAAAGAGTTGTTAACATAATACAGCTTAATTAATCATTAATTATATTAAGTGTATATATATAGTACGTACTAAGCGCGTACGATGACTTGAAAGCAAATTGATCAACTAAGCTCTTTTCTCTCTCGTGTAGTGTTGCTTTATATTAATTTATCAGATAATTTATTAaaatgaattaataagaaatatTATATATGTGGGGTTGGGCATATATAATGGAAATGcaaataattatatgattatcAAAACCAGGTATATATTAGTCTACGGCAAACGttttcatatataaatatatggctaAAAAGAGAGAGACCACCAAATTATTGAGTAggctcatcatcatcatcatcatttttgTTTTGGTTGGGGACTTCTTGGCCAACTTGGTTCGATCTTCACATGCTTATAATACAGAAAACCcttattatcatatatatatatattattattatcacataacatGAACATGAGGCTGAGGAGCAAGAGCCATGTGGTTGGCAGAAGCTGCATTGATGCTTATACATCTTCATCCATATCAGTACGTAGTGCTTTTTACCTCATCTGCATTCATTCTTGCTAGACCACTCCCAACCTAACCGAACCATATTCtactctattttttaaaatacattaCCAAAACATTATCTTTTATATTTTATCTCTAATTTTACGTTAGACCATATATTCTTTATATCTTTTCTCTATATTATTTAAGTATTAtacttttaaatatttttattatttaaaataatagaaaaataagataaagaataaaaaaaataatttagaaagagaaataattaatgaaaataactaaaataataataaagaatatttGAAGAAGAGGTAAATCTTACCTACATGTGGAGTTGAGAAATATGGTAAGCCAATTTACACGAGTGATTTAGCTCATCCAACGAAGTGTGTTTGATGATTTTGAGCTAAATTTTATAGTTTCAACTATTATAACTTATTCATTGTGAGTGGGGAGATAATGTGCCCCATTTAacctatatttatatttattatttgacCAATGGGaactgttttttttaataaaaaaaaataaataaattgactAAAGATGgcactaatattttttattatataattcatctagatatatatatatatatatactactatGTCAATGCATATAAGAATGCATTATTGTAATCTAACTATATATAGTAGTGCATTATAATAACACCGTCAATAACGATTTATATTAAATAGAGTgatgactatatatatatataattatatatagtaGCAGCCAGGCTATAAGGAAATGCAAAAAAGTTTTGGGCATTATAATAAGAAGGCATGCATTAAAAAATTTCCAAAAGCTTGATATATGCAAGAAGAAAATGTCAAAATGATCacattattattcaaataaatCATTGGCATAATTAGTTATTAATTAAAAAGTCATCAAAGGTGTGTTTATATATATGCATAAGTCGTATTTGAAATGGTACATTTAGGTACaataatttctatatatatatacaaagccAATTGGCACTAAATACAGAATATGAAGAGCATATAACATGGTACATGGTACGTACGAACTActtaatcatattatatataataatatgaatatgattatatttACGACCTCTTAATGATTGGATCATGTGTTTGTGTTAGAATAATATATGGATTTAGTTAAAGTACCAGCACATTCTTCCTTGAATTCTGGCTTTAATGATTAattattaatatgattaaaattattgttataattattACTAAACCTTTTCTTTTCCCACTTAATTTAACAACTTTTAGAGAGCACTCAAGTCAAACTTTTTATTATTCATACACATGACATTCCTTTTTATCGGTTTTCTCTccccttttttttccttttttttttgtatataacaAAATAATGCAAAAATGTGTGATTTCTTGGCCCCAGACGATTTGTTGTCACATGCATAAAAGTTAATAGGatgatttatatgatatataACTTTGATGATCATGAATCATTGTGTTCTtaattatataagatataatCTAATCGCCGTGAGAATGAATGAATAATGAAAAGGAGACTTTTCATATATTATTATAGCTTTGGATGATGCTTTCATttcattagaaaaaaaataaatatcgtCACAATATATTTTATTGATACTAAATTATATCAATTTTCATTAAGTAATGTTGGTACCATAGTGTTATATATAAATGGTGTCCGTAACATGTATGGATTTtctatattgtttttattttaggTTAAATTTTACTTGCATATCATTgtcaaaagattttttttttacttgcatctacaaaatatttatatatatatgtatgtataaaaatctaattttatttataaataaaatggtCGCAAAACACAAGACATTACTTACCTAATTTTAAGCTTGATTTGATATAAAGACACGAGAAACGAAAGAAAAAGGTTCGAGACATAAGAAATTGGAGTCACATGCAAGAAGATAAatgtttttgttttatgtgcttTGATATGAAAGAAAGCAAGAAAAATAAGAATTTtagtaattatatataaaaaatagttATATGTATATTATCCAGTTCTAATGTAATATTAGTAATTTAAATAGATGAAAAAATAAAGGCATTTCATCACATTATAGATCTCATGGTGCGGTTTGGCTGGTTTATATTTCTAACAAATTAAGCCACTTAAATTAGTTAAGTGAAACcaaactaaaactaaaactaaacTACAGTTAATTAAATTGGTGCGATGCAGCTATCCCACAATTTGAACAGGATATAATTTTGGCATTAATTATTGATTCTAATTAACTATATGTAACTCCCATTTACATtacaacaattatgaaaaataagagaagatatttttattcatacttttgagtgcattacaatgctaaccgaatgctagagctattaagtaaagtggaagaataactaatgaatatgcaactataacattcatgggcatttcattagtataatacacATAGAATGATGCAatatacaagcaaacaatcactaaagttatgaaaaataaagagaaatttatgatttgatgatgaattttatatagaaggttaagagatgaagaagttgtgcaagtaattggttgaaggaacaagtatttataggacaaaaactagccgtttatgaccgttggtgaatagtgatcatgaccgttggggatataggtgtattctattgtgggattttaacaattctaagttgttgaagtaactaatacatgagaataattaatttatagatgttagagaaactttttcagaaaagtttgtgagtaaaaaatgttaaagaagattgagaaattttcattttttactattcaccaggtactattcatagtgggtcccacagtggggtccacaagggtcccacagcggggtccaccccatggttcccacatgatgatgcagtagtgatataaTGATGGCTTTAGCAAACCACCAtgtgttatattttgaatattttattattccactatgcttgatatttttaatattttattagcaaaattttcctataaatagcccttccaaaactcatcttgaatcacaaaatcctcattttctttctcttactctaccaaaaaaaaaaaatcttcttaacactcttctaaagttctaaaccttgaagatctaggcgaagttctgtccgaAACGatagcctacgaaaaccttttaggtaagctctttcccgagcctttcatttcagttatttagttattatatatgtatagattattttaccatgccgttataatgccaaaagttatatatagattattttactatgccgttataataccaaaatttatatatagattattttactatgccgttataatgccaaaaatttatatatagattgttttactataatgccaaaatttatatatggattatgttaccatgccattataatgccaaaatttatatagattactttactatgccattaaaatgctaaaatttatatatggattattttaccatgttgtcatattttacaaatgccaaaaattgaaatataaactattttttatgtatctttataatactaaacttatatataggctatggtcacactttggactatttggacttttattatatgaccttattccctattattatggactgatactatgaTCTGGACATTTCcatatgaccatgaccacgacttttagaccagAACCTTCCCATGGACAaatatagtatgaccatacgcctagacataaaataaacaataaaataagaaaaaaaatagaataacaactatAAACTAAagttacatcatgtagattttatgtaagttaatagtttgtatttttatcaggaagctaacaatttcggttgttttatcaagacgcaaggtaagtagaatcctcatctacaatacaagtcttttatgtgtcttatgtgcatttatatgctttatatgttatcctgccatgttcttatgcataagttattttcaataatgttatatttattatgcataagcacgcttaatgttcacagacaagttactgaaagcgttaaagtagaggtgttgcttgggagacctaagtcccaaataagtaaggagggagatgtacgtccctatataatgaatgtttatgagggagaaattccctattatcatgtttatgttcaggtgggaatgtgattccctatgtaatgccggcagcagcatcctctagggcccaaaagaaaggaaagtgaaagaaagaaaatacatagcatgttgcatgtttattttaatgcatatgaggtagttattctacttactgagccttagctcatcagataatgttttgtattgtaggtaagaggccccaaatataaattgttgatgagtatacgtggagccaacatgactgtacatatggggctgacctgaagggagtggagttctgctatgctattttataaataaacgagaaacttgacTTTATAactatatttcattaaaagtattttgtgaactttataatttacttaaagctttaaaagtatttcatgaacgttgtaatttacataaagctttcaatttatcggttggatacatcttcatttctacgttaaggtgtagtaacgccacaaaaattatttataaaagtattaagatttgtacgTAAGATAAagattttttatttagttgtgagtattgtacggtttgaagttatgaacattagtttatgtattgtttaataaagtttttgtaaattcagaatttcagtagtGCTATATTCAGGTAAAACTTTGTtttttttacactatatatatgtatgttaagaaaggaggtcgttacactATATGACTAAAAAAATACATCAAATCTAGTTATAAAAGtgtatttgtaacgccccaactcctgggaccgttacggtgtgccttgtaaacagtgctaaactcgctaatcgagtcatttggccaaaatcgtgatctaagtatgattagcggtttatggattaaacattttggttaagatgtaacgtttcactagaacgtttaatatatacattgggatcccgaaaatatacatttcagagtttattacagaaaatatttacagcaggccgttctaagcggcaaaacagggttcaaccctagttccactttaaacctcggccgtggcggtcgagcagctgcatatgtacacgtcatcacctaagctctccaactcaaggatggtccagcttcctcttacctttacctgcaccacatagcacccgtgagccgaagcccagcaagaaaacataacacttttcataaacattatcaaacgaTTATCATTATattcacactgaacataaagctttcaaaccaatgagtgaacatcgcatgattcaagagggagagtggctgttaagtaagccactagcctccaagctctcttttcagcgggagagtggctgttaagtaagtcactagcctccaagctctgttttctagcaagagagtggctgataggtaagccactagccttcaagctctgtttgttcatcgaccctcagggtcggtcaggcattaatgctccttgagtcattcaatgctagtaatcgattagatctaatctccgttggcttgcgtgaaccacgctaagaccattctgactaatcagtcagcgctatgtgaccagtgtccagtatcactgccgaacttgactaatcagtcacagcttcacagctggtactaacacctttgccaattctgggtgaccagtgtccagtatcactgccgaacttgactattcAGTCACAACTGatgctaacacctttgccaattctgtctGACGATTctgtgcaacgtgaccagtgcccagtaccactgccgaacctgactagtgagtcacaacttcacagttgatactagcacctttgccaaatctgactaattagtcagtgccatgcacaagtaagcaatgctatcaatatgtatcatatgccaattatcaaagaatagggcatttagcatgcttactaaacagttgctagcacaatcatgatcatgcacaaactcagagactcaagctctggccaatctcatattcattattcatggcatgccctaatcacatgtttctcgtgcatcacatgcatcacacttaatcacccagcatgcctcattaataatcaCATGCAAATGGGCACAATCatcaagcattcattatgctattaatgtttacatttaaacatccaacatgcatcaaccatagccatgcatgtcacatacggggtgcagttttcttacctcaaagtcgagctagaacgattaaaagaacgacccttgagaacgatcaacttctagtccattagcggtcacctagtcataaccaaatataaaacctcatcaaaatgagtaattaaatacttccaaatccaacccaagcctccggaatatcaaatcccactcaactaggtagtaggatcgatcctaggcccttagagttaagttcccatcacaaaaccaccatttagtattttttttcccttaagggccgcggccctacatggaccatgccgcggcgcgcccccctgacagagcctccaccaccttcttcaagctagggccgcggcgcccaagaacagggccgcggcccaacttcgcaccagccattttttttttcgttttttccacctctaaaaccttccaagaacccatctaaacatctccaaatcatcaaatcaatgttaccaaacttctcaatggtccaaaaccaccaaaacctgaagctcaaaccaaccaaaaactcaacaattcacaaagtccaatcctaagcttaaaaacttaagaaactcaaaacttaactcaaaaaaacagagcacaccttaaattcataactagaactcacctcaaacacggttttgaatcccctttaatggccatgacaagttccctagcttccccctttgatctccaagcttaactcctcaaggtggctctcaaaattcaaagaaaaggatgaaggaaagtttgtatgggagagaaaggaagaaaggatGAGGTTAGGCTCTGTTTTtctctgtttctacagccttccaaacccccaaaaactgatataaatccttaaggtcaaaagaccataatgcccctagaccaacctaaaagcttctaaacactcccgagggtaaattcgtcatttccaacctataccgttaattataattaacgctctccaattcccgctaatctcaacattcccaaataccaataaatcatatctcattaccctttaattcctggtaatgctctaatcattaaattcaccccgagactcaccccgagccccgaacttaaacccgttatgactagaccgaacacttacatctcatgatcgtctcatgtcgatagctcgaacaaatccaccttatagtgtggctatattaattaatcacaatcatgcacccaaaatatacaattacgcccacagtggccaaattaccaaattaccctcataattaacatatgagcccatatgcatgcattcgctatcatataataatataattcacgtaaacatgcatataatcattaaatactataataaatcaattatggccctcccggcctcctaatcaaggtcctaaaccttattaggaaatttggggcattacagtatttAACTAGAtgtaaattttataaataagtacaaataatatataaataaaaatttatagcAATATGAtctatattatttaaatagctttttttttttttttttaatttgttaataTCTTTctttcatatatacatatatgtcatTGTGTGTGTTTTAAAAAAAGATATAAGATAACAACTATAAATTTGTATCTTGAGTGTTAAGTAATAACAATAATTATTACTCCATGAtactttttcttattttctccttctattttcTAGAGATTTTTTCCATAAAAAagttttttaatcattttttatagttttaatttttaaaatatgagTTCTGGATGTGATAGTATTGActacctttttcgctatcaacctaataataaaacttaaaaaaaacaatGAAGATGAACACCAAGGTTTTACATGGTTCATGTTATAAAAACAACCTCACGAGTCTATAATATTGGAgttcttgaagcttgagatggTAAGCTTCAATGGAGTTTTCTCAGGCAGTGTATATATTGCT
It includes:
- the LOC133822261 gene encoding probable pectate lyase 5, with protein sequence MATMAVLSFLLFFLAPTLISSSPVVEDPELVVQEVHKSLNESRRNLGFLSCGTGNPIDDCWRCDPNWEKNRKRLADCAIGFGKHAIGGRDGKIYVVTDPSDHPVSPKPGTLRYGAIQDEPLWIIFKRDMVIKLKQELMVNSFKTIDGRGASVHIAGGPCITIQFVTNIIIHGLNIHDCKQGGNAYVRDSPSHYGWRTLSDGDGVSIFGGSHIWVDHNSLSNCRDGLIDAIHGSTAITISSNYMTHHNKVMLLGHSDSYKQDKNMQVTIAFNHFGEGLVQRMPRCRHGYFHVVNNDYTHWKMYAIGGSASPTINSQGNRFLAPNDKFSKEITKHEDAPQGKWKNWNWRSEGDLYLNGAFFTRSGAGASSNYAKASSLAARPSSLVSTITAGAGTLRCRKGSRC